A stretch of the Lolium perenne isolate Kyuss_39 chromosome 3, Kyuss_2.0, whole genome shotgun sequence genome encodes the following:
- the LOC127325585 gene encoding probable pectin methylesterase CGR2: MSRRSVNPGRRASEGGLPTVAGLLHPKSRSPPVLTIALLLLGVIVLIAYFNSGSGVTVTSREAVSRAEGSCTSEVIQALPYLKKAYGSDMQKVLHVGPDSCTVVSNLLKEGKVEAWGVEPYDLEDADSSCKSLVRKGFVRMSDIKFTLPYRPDSFNLVVVSDALDYLTPRYLNKTLPDLARVSTNGLVIFTGNPGQQKAKVSELPKFGRPAKLRSNSWWTRYFIQTGLTENEGPLKKFEQAASKSNYKPDCQIFHLSS, from the exons ATGTCGAGGAGGTCGGTGAACCCCGGCCGCCGGGCCTCCGAGGGCGGCCTGCCCACCGTCGCCGGCCTGCTGCACCCCAAGTCGCGCTCGCCGCCAGTGCTCACAATcgcgctcctcctcctg GGTGTCATTGTTCTCATCGCCTACTTCAACAGCGGCTCAG GTGTAACCGTTACGAGCAGAGAAGCCGTGAGCAGGGCTGAAG GTTCTTGCACATCAGAAGTTATCCAGGCACTTCCTTATCTTAAAAAGGCGTATGGCAGTGATATGCAGAAGGTTCTCCATGTTGGCCCTGATAGTTGTACAGTAGTTTCAAACTTGTTGAAAGAAGGGAAGGTCGAAGCATGGGGGGTGGAGCCTTATGATTTGGAGGATGCTGATAGTAGCTGCAAAAGCCTTGTGCGCAAGGGCTTTGTCCGCATGTCTGACATTAAGTTCACTCTTCCATACCGCCCAGATTCTTTTAACCTTGTTGTTGTGTCAGATGCTTTGGATTATCTGACCCCAAGGTATCTGAACAAAACACTTCCTGATTTAGCAAGGGTGTCCACAAATGGCCTTGTCATCTTTACTG GCAATCCAGGCCAGCAGAAGGCCAAGGTTTCTGAACTACCAAAATTTGGAAGACCA GCAAAGTTGCGGAGTAATTCATGGTGGACGCGCTACTTTATCCAGACTGGCTTAACAGAGAATGAAGGGCCATTGAAGAAGTTTGAGCAGGCCGCCTCGAAGAGCAACTACAAACCTGACTGTCAAATCTTCCACCTCAGCTCATAG